One segment of Macrotis lagotis isolate mMagLag1 chromosome 1, bilby.v1.9.chrom.fasta, whole genome shotgun sequence DNA contains the following:
- the LOC141510094 gene encoding BOLA class I histocompatibility antigen, alpha chain BL3-7-like, whose translation MDSSLLCLFLLGALALPETRAGSHSLRYLHAAWTRPELGEPRFITVGFVDDEELVRFDSDAPRPRLEPRAAWMERMEQVDPGYWERNTGVEWRNVWTFRVSLETLRGYYNQSQEGVHTLQFLHGCEVSPDGRLQRSFSQFAYDGRDYIALDTETSTWIAAVPQAVNTKHKWEARREAERYKTYLEETCVHWVRKYLEMGKETLTRTDPPSARMTHHTTPDGEVTLRCWTQDFYPTEISLTWLRNGEEQLQDTEFIETRPGGDGTFQKWAAVGVTPGQEGRYSCRVQHKGLAEPLILKWEPPPSSTWIILGVIAGAIFLLTVVGVVIWKKNQVGRPGGGSPRSRHHGEYGPLAWEFVLLFPSLLFSCFTDC comes from the exons ATGGACAGTTCCCtgctctgtctctttctgttggGGGCCCTGGCATTACCTGAGACCCGGGCAG GCTCTCACTCCCTGAGGTATTTGCACGCCGCCTGGACCCGGCCCGAGCTCGGGGAGCCCCGGTTCATCACCGTGGGTTTCGTAGACGATGAGGAGTTGGTGCGCTTCGACAGCGATGCCCCGAGGCCGAGGCTGGAGCCGCGGGCGGCGTGGATGGAGCGGATGGAACAGGTGGACCCCGGCTACTGGGAGCGGAACACGGGGGTCGAGTGGCGGAATGTGTGGACTTTCCGAGTCAGCCTGGAGACCCTGCGGGGCTACTACAACCAGAGCCAAGAAG GCGTCCACACTCTCCAGTTCCTGCACGGCTGCGAGGTCTCCCCCGACGGCCGCCTCCAGCGCAGCTTCTCTCAATTCGCCTACGACGGGCGCGACTACATCGCCCTGGACACGGAGACCTCCACCTGGATTGCGGCGGTGCCCCAGGCTGTGAACACCAAGCACAAGTGGGAGGCgaggagagaagcagagagatataagACTTATCTGGAGGAGACTTGTGTTCATTGGGTGCGCAAGTACCTGGAGATGGGGAAGGAGACGCTGACCAGGACAG ATCCACCTTCTGCCCGAATGACCCACCACACTACCCCGGATGGGGAGGTGACCCTAAGGTGTTGGACTCAAGACTTTTACCCTACGGAGATCTCTCTGACTTGGTTGAGGAATGGAGAGGAACAACTCCAGGACACAGAGTTCATTGAGACCAGGCCTGGGGGAGATGGAACCTTCCAGAAGTGGGCAGCTGTGGGGGTGACCCCAGGTCAGGAAGGGAGATACAGCTGCAGAGTTCAACACAAGGGACTGGCTGAGCCCCTTATCTTGAAATGGG AGCCACCACCCTCATCCACCTGGATCATCCTGGGGGTCATTGCTGGGGCCATCTTCCTCCTcactgttgttggagttgtgatcTGGAAGAAGAATCAAGTGGGCAGGCCTGGAGGGGGGTCACCAAGGAGCAGGCACCATGGAGAGTATGGCCCCCTGGCTTGGGAGTTTGTCCTTCTGttcccaagtcttctcttttcctgttTTACGGACTGTTAG
- the LOC141511438 gene encoding BOLA class I histocompatibility antigen, alpha chain BL3-7-like isoform X2 → MVIHLLALFLVGVLELPETCAGSHSLRYFHAAWTRPELGEPRFVAVGYVDDEELVRFDSDAPRPRLEPRAAWMEPVVLVDPEYWERNTRVMRRNARTFRVNLETLRGYYNQSQGGVHTLQTLLGCEVSPDGRLQRRFSQFGYDGRDFMALDTVTWTWTAVAPQAEISKRQWEAGNEAERGEAYLEEECVKWVHKYLEMGKEVLTRTDPPSARVTHHAAPDGEVTLRCRAQDFYPSEISLTWLKDGEEQLQDTEFIETRPGGDGTFQKWAAVGVTPGQEGRYSCRIQHQGLAESLTLKWARRVRIYVQTADM, encoded by the exons ATGGTCATCCACCTGCTCGCCCTCTTTCTGGTGGGGGTCCTGGAGCTGCCGGAGACCTGCGCAG GCTCTCACTCCCTGAGGTATTTCCACGCCGCCTGGACCCGGCCCGAGCTCGGGGAGCCCCGGTTCGTGGCCGTGGGCTACGTGGACGATGAGGAGTTGGTGCGCTTCGACAGCGACGCCCCGAGGCCGAGGCTGGAGCCGCGGGCGGCGTGGATGGAGCCGGTGGTCCTGGTGGACCCCGAGTACTGGGAGCGCAACACGCGGGTCATGAGGCGGAACGCGCGGACGTTCCGAGTGAACCTGGAGACCCTGCGGGGCTACTACAACCAGAGCCAGGGCG GCGTCCACACGCTCCAGACCTTGCTGGGCTGCGAGGTCTCCCCCGACGGCCGCCTCCAGCGCCGCTTCTCCCAGTTCGGCTACGACGGGAGGGACTTCATGGCCCTGGACACGGTGACCTGGACGTGGACCGCGGTGGCGCCCCAGGCGGAGATCTCCAAGCGCCAGTGGGAGGCGGGGAATGAAGCAGAGAGAGGCGAAGCCTACCTGGAGGAGGAGTGTGTGAAGTGGGTGCACAAGTACCTGGAGATGGGCAAGGAGGTGCTGACCAGGACAG ACCCACCTTCTGCCCGAGTCACCCATCACGCTGCGCCTGATGGGGAGGTGACCCTCAGGTGCCGGGCCCAGGACTTTTACCCCTCGGAGATCTCCCTGACTTGGCTGAAGGATGGAGAGGAACAGCTCCAGGACACAGAGTTCATTGAGACCAGACCAGGGGGAGATGGAACCTTCCAGAAGTGGGCAGCTGTGGGGGTGACCCCAGGCCAGGAAGGGAGATACAGCTGCCGAATTCAACATCAGGGACTGGCTGAGTCCCTCACCCTGAAATGGG ctAGAAGAGTACGGATCTATGTTCAGACTGCAGACATGTGA
- the LOC141511438 gene encoding BOLA class I histocompatibility antigen, alpha chain BL3-7-like isoform X1, whose amino-acid sequence MVIHLLALFLVGVLELPETCAGSHSLRYFHAAWTRPELGEPRFVAVGYVDDEELVRFDSDAPRPRLEPRAAWMEPVVLVDPEYWERNTRVMRRNARTFRVNLETLRGYYNQSQGGVHTLQTLLGCEVSPDGRLQRRFSQFGYDGRDFMALDTVTWTWTAVAPQAEISKRQWEAGNEAERGEAYLEEECVKWVHKYLEMGKEVLTRTDPPSARVTHHAAPDGEVTLRCRAQDFYPSEISLTWLKDGEEQLQDTEFIETRPGGDGTFQKWAAVGVTPGQEGRYSCRIQHQGLAESLTLKWEPPPSSTWTILGIIAGATFLFTVVLAVAVSWKKNPARRVRIYVQTADM is encoded by the exons ATGGTCATCCACCTGCTCGCCCTCTTTCTGGTGGGGGTCCTGGAGCTGCCGGAGACCTGCGCAG GCTCTCACTCCCTGAGGTATTTCCACGCCGCCTGGACCCGGCCCGAGCTCGGGGAGCCCCGGTTCGTGGCCGTGGGCTACGTGGACGATGAGGAGTTGGTGCGCTTCGACAGCGACGCCCCGAGGCCGAGGCTGGAGCCGCGGGCGGCGTGGATGGAGCCGGTGGTCCTGGTGGACCCCGAGTACTGGGAGCGCAACACGCGGGTCATGAGGCGGAACGCGCGGACGTTCCGAGTGAACCTGGAGACCCTGCGGGGCTACTACAACCAGAGCCAGGGCG GCGTCCACACGCTCCAGACCTTGCTGGGCTGCGAGGTCTCCCCCGACGGCCGCCTCCAGCGCCGCTTCTCCCAGTTCGGCTACGACGGGAGGGACTTCATGGCCCTGGACACGGTGACCTGGACGTGGACCGCGGTGGCGCCCCAGGCGGAGATCTCCAAGCGCCAGTGGGAGGCGGGGAATGAAGCAGAGAGAGGCGAAGCCTACCTGGAGGAGGAGTGTGTGAAGTGGGTGCACAAGTACCTGGAGATGGGCAAGGAGGTGCTGACCAGGACAG ACCCACCTTCTGCCCGAGTCACCCATCACGCTGCGCCTGATGGGGAGGTGACCCTCAGGTGCCGGGCCCAGGACTTTTACCCCTCGGAGATCTCCCTGACTTGGCTGAAGGATGGAGAGGAACAGCTCCAGGACACAGAGTTCATTGAGACCAGACCAGGGGGAGATGGAACCTTCCAGAAGTGGGCAGCTGTGGGGGTGACCCCAGGCCAGGAAGGGAGATACAGCTGCCGAATTCAACATCAGGGACTGGCTGAGTCCCTCACCCTGAAATGGG AGCCACCACCCTCATCCACCTGGACCATCCTGGGCATCATTGCTGGTGCCACCTTCCTCTTCACTGTAGTCCTTGCTGTAGCTGTGAGCTGGAAGAAGAATCCAG ctAGAAGAGTACGGATCTATGTTCAGACTGCAGACATGTGA